Below is a genomic region from Gammaproteobacteria bacterium.
ATTGTGATCGCCCCTTAAGATTACTCAATCGCCCTAAGGCGAAAGTAGCAGGTTTGTATCGTTCCGCCCCGACGAAGCGGGTCGGTGGATAGCGTGGTTTATTAGCTTTGCGTTCTATCTATGCCCAGCTATTTATATAGTTTAGGCCAGGGTTTTCGACAAGGAAGTCGTGGGATTTACCGCTGGAGCAATAACTCGACCTCGCGCAAATTGGCTCGCCGCATGGGACGGCCGTCTACCGGGCTTAGCGGGGGTTCGCGGACAGCGCGGGAATTGAAGAGGCAAAGCTCGATAGTGGTTCCATCGGCTGAGAACCGAAAGGCCGACACGTTTTCATAACGTTCGTCGCCAAAGCGTAAGCGCCGTTTGCCCTGCTCGAACGGAATATGGTGCTCGCCCAGAAACAGGGCGATGTTTTCCGGCGTGTCGGCGCTGACATGCAGTTGAACTTCGGCGTTCGGTGTCACGGTTCCACTTAACACCGAACCGACCAGGCGTGGTTCGAAGGCCTCGAGAAAGCGCATCGCCTGCAAGGCAATTTCGCGCAGCCGCCGCGTATTGCGTGCCAACTCCGGACCATGAAACAGCTGTAAGTGCTGCGCCAGCGCTGCTTCTATTTCTTCGTTACTGGGCAGATGTTGCTGGTCGGTGATGTTTAGCCGCGTCGCCGCTTTGCGTTTCGCCGTTTGATAATCATCAACACCCTCTTCCGCCATGATGCGCGCCGCCTCGGCGGTGATACGCAGGCGTTTCTGCTCTTCGCCGCGCGGGCGAGAGCGGCTATGCCGCGAGTTCGATCGAGGGGGCATTAGAAGAGTTTTTCACGCACCTTTTCAGATTCGGAAGGTACCGAGGGCGCCGGTAGCGATGTTGTATCGACGGCATCGGTGGTTGGCAGGTCAGTTGCCGCGGTAGCGCCGCCGGATTCGTGGCCGCGGATGAAATACTCCTCGATCGCATTGGGGCTGCCGGCTTCGACGAGGGTGCCGGTTTCGCTGTCGACATAGGCCCTGACGATACCTTCTGGTGGAACCGGGCGTTGTTCCGGCACCCCGTCTAATGCAACGCGCATGTAGTCGATCCACATCGGCAGCGCGGTACGCCCGCCCGCCTCGCCACGCCCGAGCGATGTGGGTTGGTCGAAACCGATCCAAGCCGTCGCCACCACGTCGCGGTTGAAGCCAGTGAACCAGGCGTCGCGATAATCGTCGGTGGTGCCGGTTTTGCCGGCCAGATCGTTACGGCCGAGTACTTTGGCTGCCGTCGCCGTGCCTTCGCGAATGACGTCTTGCATCATGCTGGTGGTGATGAAGCTGACGTCGGCATTCAGCACGCGCGGTGCTAGGCGCGGGTTGGCGGCGACCGCCGTGCCGGCGGTTTCGCAGTCGGCACAGGCGATGAGCGGGTCTGCTTGCTCGATGACGTTGTGCTTGCTGTCTTCCACGCGCGTGATGAAGTAGGGCTCGACCTTAAAGCCCGTGTTCGCGTAGACCGAAAAAGCCGTTGCCATTTGCATGGGTGTCGCTGACGCCGTCCCGAGCGCGAGCGACAAGTTGTGCGGAAGCTTGGCCGGATCGAAACCGAAGCGACCGAGATATTCCGCGGCATATGTCGGACCGATCGCACGGACCACGCGGATCGACACCAGGTTAAGCGATAGCGCTAGCGCCTTACGTAACCGCGTTGGTCCGAAGAACTTGCGGGAATAATCTTCCGGCCGCCATTCATCTTCGAGATTGGCGTCTTCAATGACGATCGGTGCGCCACTGACGGCGGTGGCGGCGGTGAAGCCTTTCTCCAGGGCCGCTGTATAGATGAAGGGCTTCAGACTTGAGCCCGGCTGACGCTCGGCTTGGGTGGCGCGGTTGAAGCTGCTATTGGTGAAATCGAAACCGCCGGCAAGTGCTAACACGGCGCCGTCGCGCGGCCGCAGCGACACCAGTGCGCCGGTCACTTGCGGCACTTGCGCTAAACGCCAATGTCCCGTTTCCACGCCAGTGATCTCGGCCGTAGTGACGGGCGGTTCTAGATAAACCACATCACCGACTCGTACTACGTTGCTTGCGGTTTCCGGAATGGCGCCTATGGCATTTTCATTGATATAAGACCGCGCCCACGATAAGGCCGACCAATCGAGAGACACCATGGTGCCGTCTTGCGTGTAGGCACCCGCATTTTTTTCGCCGATTTTGGTAACGATCGCAGGAATCAACTCGCCCACAACACGGTAGTCCTTGAGCGTGTCATCAAGATGACCCATGTCGAGCGGCTCATGCAACGAAACGTGCGCGACGGCGCCGCGGTAGCCATGACGCCGATCGTAATCGAGCAACGCATGCCGCAGCGCTTGATTGGCAGCACGCTGATGTTTGCTGTCGATCGTGGTGTAGACATGAAAGCCGCCGGCGTAGGTTTTTTCGTCGTACGTCTGCAGCATGTATTGCCGTACCGCTTCGGCGACGTAGGGCGCTTCGAACTCGTAATGCAGCGCGTGTTTGCTCGCGGTTAACGGCGCCTTGAAGGCTTGTTCGAGCGTGGCATCGTTGATGTAACCGAGGTCATGCATATGCCGCAACACGTAGTCGCGCCGTTCCAGCGCGCTTTGCGGATTGGTGACCGGATTGTCGCGTGACGGTGCCCGCGGCAGGCCAGCGAGCATCGCGATCTCGGACAAGCTGAGTTTGTCGAGGGTCGAGCCGTAATAGACCTGCGCCGCCGCGGCAAAACCGTAAGCGCGATGACCGAGGAAAATTTTGTTGATGTAGAGCTCGAGGATCTGTTCTTTCGACAGTTCTTGCTCGATCTTGAAGGCGAGTAGTATTTCTTTGAGTTTGCGGGTGTAGGTTTTTTCCGGGCTCAGCAGGAAATTGCGCGCGACCTGCATCGTGATGGTGCTAGCGCCCTGCCCGGTGCTGCCGGTGCGGAAGTTGTACACCGCCGCGCGGACGATACCGACGACGTCGACACCGTGGTGTTGATAAAACGAGTGATCCTCGGCCGAGAGAATGGCTTGGATCAGTTGCGGCGGCACCGCGTCGATCTTTACCGGAATGCGCTTCTCTTCGCCGAATTCGGCGATTAATACGCCATCGGCGGTGTATACGCGCAGTGGGACCTTGAGGTCGGGATCTGTCAGGTCGTTCAGGGGTGGCAGTGTCGGTACCAGTGCCAAGGCGACCATGGCCAGCACGACGACACCGAAGGCCATCAGACCGAAGAATCCAACGAGAGCGAGTTGCCACGGTCGACGGGGAAGATGTGCCGCCAATCGAGCCAGTAGTTGCCGAAAACTTTGCATTAGGTGCGAGGAAATCGTCAGGAAGATTCGAGCGAAAACGCGAGCGTCCGGCAGTATATAACGAAAGAACGGCGACAGCGTGGACGTGCGTCGCCGCAAATGGCCGGTTCACGAAATTTAGGGAGTGGCTTTACTAACAAGATCTTCCGTTCCGCGTTGGTTTGTCATTTCCAAATTTCATGGACTATAGTTCTCTATACCATTCACCTACATTATCCATTTAGATAATAACCGATTGAATGTTAAGGGGAAATAGTGCCGAATCTAGCCGAGTTGCTCTTTGCGCGAAAGCAGCCGCCGCTGGTGGGCATCGACATCAGTTCATCTGCGGTCAAGGTTCTCGAGCTCAGTAAAGAGGGAGAGCATTACCGAGTCGAACGCTACGCCGTTGAGCCGTTGCCGCAGAACGCCGTTGTTGAGCACGCCATCACCGAAGTCGAACAGGTTGCCGATGCCGTCGAGCGTGCCGTCAAGCGCTCGGGCACGCGTTGTAAG
It encodes:
- a CDS encoding penicillin-binding protein 1A; the encoded protein is MQSFRQLLARLAAHLPRRPWQLALVGFFGLMAFGVVVLAMVALALVPTLPPLNDLTDPDLKVPLRVYTADGVLIAEFGEEKRIPVKIDAVPPQLIQAILSAEDHSFYQHHGVDVVGIVRAAVYNFRTGSTGQGASTITMQVARNFLLSPEKTYTRKLKEILLAFKIEQELSKEQILELYINKIFLGHRAYGFAAAAQVYYGSTLDKLSLSEIAMLAGLPRAPSRDNPVTNPQSALERRDYVLRHMHDLGYINDATLEQAFKAPLTASKHALHYEFEAPYVAEAVRQYMLQTYDEKTYAGGFHVYTTIDSKHQRAANQALRHALLDYDRRHGYRGAVAHVSLHEPLDMGHLDDTLKDYRVVGELIPAIVTKIGEKNAGAYTQDGTMVSLDWSALSWARSYINENAIGAIPETASNVVRVGDVVYLEPPVTTAEITGVETGHWRLAQVPQVTGALVSLRPRDGAVLALAGGFDFTNSSFNRATQAERQPGSSLKPFIYTAALEKGFTAATAVSGAPIVIEDANLEDEWRPEDYSRKFFGPTRLRKALALSLNLVSIRVVRAIGPTYAAEYLGRFGFDPAKLPHNLSLALGTASATPMQMATAFSVYANTGFKVEPYFITRVEDSKHNVIEQADPLIACADCETAGTAVAANPRLAPRVLNADVSFITTSMMQDVIREGTATAAKVLGRNDLAGKTGTTDDYRDAWFTGFNRDVVATAWIGFDQPTSLGRGEAGGRTALPMWIDYMRVALDGVPEQRPVPPEGIVRAYVDSETGTLVEAGSPNAIEEYFIRGHESGGATAATDLPTTDAVDTTSLPAPSVPSESEKVREKLF